In Onychostoma macrolepis isolate SWU-2019 chromosome 14, ASM1243209v1, whole genome shotgun sequence, a single window of DNA contains:
- the lrrtm2 gene encoding leucine-rich repeat transmembrane neuronal protein 2 encodes MGFHSRWPLVGQAPAALCVISMLLCLPPVSCTTCPQKCRCEDLQFYCDTQGLLAPPDGVDKGALGLSLRHNSISELSSDQFFGFTQLTWLHLDHNQITTVHEDAFQGLYKLKDLNLSSNRITKLPNTTFIHLINLQILDLSFNQMTALEPELFHGLRKLQILHLRSNSLRTTPVRAFWDCRSLEYLGLSNNRLRSLARNGFAGLIKLRELHLEHNHLTKINLAHFPRLVGLQFLYLQWNKINNLTCTMEWKWTTLEKLDLTGNEIRVLTPDVFETLPNLKILLLDNNKLTSLDTQTMDMWKSLNAIGLSSNLWECTKRICNLATWLSTFKGRWEHSILCHSPEYAQGEEILDAVYGFQLCQNFSAPVILTSTSTEAMLPEITSSLFGNMQTPTQDFYAEDFGSFTIVTTTTTTTQPPRTALATTMTVEGADVTEDYSAMDNTVLTQRVIIGTMALLFSFFLIIFVVYISRKCCPPTLRRIRHCSAIQNRRQMRTQQRQPMADLATQVPYNEYEPSHEEGALVIINGYGQCKCQQLPYKECEV; translated from the exons ATGG GTTTCCATTCAAGGTGGCCATTGGTGGGACAAGCACCAGCGGCACTTTGTGTGATCAGCATGCTACTGTGCCTCCCTCCTGTGTCATGCACAACCTGCCCCCAGAAATGCCGATGTGAAGACCTGCAGTTCTACTGCGACACACAGGGGCTCCTGGCGCCCCCAGATGGTGTGGATAAAGGGGCCCTTGGACTTTCGCTCAGACACAACAGCATCAGCGAGCTCAGCTCAGACCAGTTCTTTGGCTTCACCCAGCTCACTTGGCTTCACCTGGACCACAACCAAATAACTACCGTGCATGAGGATGCCTTCCAGGGGCTGTACAAGCTCAAGGACCTTAACCTGAGCTCAAACCGCATCACCAAGCTGCCAAACACAACCTTCATCCACCTCATCAACCTGCAAATCTTGGATCTCTCCTTCAACCAGATGACAGCTCTGGAGCCTGAGCTCTTTCATGGGCTCCGGAAGCTCCAGATCCTACACCTGCGGTCAAACTCGCTTCGCACGACGCCCGTGCGGGCCTTCTGGGACTGCCGGAGCCTGGAATACCTTGGCCTGAGCAACAACAGGCTCCGTAGCCTGGCCCGGAATGGCTTCGCCGGGTTAATTAAGCTGCGGGAGCTCCATTTGGAACACAATCACTTGACCAAGATTAACTTGGCACACTTCCCTCGTCTGGTCGGCCTCCAGTTCCTTTATCTTCAGTGGAACAAGATCAACAATTTAACATGCACCATGGAATGGAAATGGACAACTCTGGAGAAGCTGGATCTCACTGGGAACGAGATACGTGTACTCACCCCCGATGTGTTTGAGACTTTACCCAACCTCAAGATCCTGCTGCTGGATAACAACAAACTGACCAGCCTCGACACCCAAACCATGGATATGTGGAAGTCCCTAAACGCGATTGGGCTGTCGAGCAACCTATGGGAATGTACCAAACGGATCTGCAATTTGGCCACTTGGCTGAGCACCTTTAAGGGTCGATGGGAGCATTCTATCCTCTGCCACAGTCCTGAGTACGCACAGGGCGAGGAAATACTGGATGCCGTTTACGGATTCCAACTTTGCCAAAATTTCTCAGCCCCGGTCATACTGACCAGTACCAGCACGGAGGCCATGCTCCCCGAGATCACAAGCTCCCTGTTCGGAAATATGCAGACCCCTACGCAAGACTTCTATGCAGAGGATTTTGGGAGCTTTACGATTGTCACCACTACTACCACCACCACCCAACCCCCACGCACTGCCCTCGCTACTACCATGACGGTGGAGGGGGCAGATGTTACAGAGGACTACTCTGCGATGGACAACACAGTGCTGACTCAGAGGGTCATCATTGGCACCATGGCtctgttgttttctttctttctcataaTTTTTGTAGTGTACATATCACGTAAATGCTGCCCTCCCACTCTGAGGCGGATCCGCCATTGCTCGGCCATTCAGAACCGGCGACAGATGAGGACCCAGCAGAGACAGCCAATGGCGGACCTGGCCACACAGGTGCCCTATAACGAGTACGAGCCCAGTCACGAGGAAGGTGCACTTGTGATCATCAATGGCTACGGGCAGTGCAAATGTCAGCAACTGCCTTACAAAGAGTGTGAAGTATAA